Proteins encoded in a region of the Atopobium sp. oral taxon 416 genome:
- the secA gene encoding preprotein translocase subunit SecA translates to MPNFISRLLSMGANKQLKEFQNVVDRINELECSYSPDKMDDEELSHQTVLFRERLANGESLDDLLPEAFAVVREASRRVTGLRHFDVQLMGGIALHRGMIAEMRTGEGKTLVSTLAGYLNALEGKGIHIVTVNDYLAKRDSQNMGRIYKFLGMSVGLIQNGMSPAQKVPAYKADVTYGTNSEFGFDYLRDNMVTRPEMRVQRGHHYAIVDEVDSILIDEARTPLIISGAGTKSASTYKDFARAVRGLIPDEDFEMDEAKHTIATTDQGLRKVEKRLGVADLYSDESGQLVNHLQQALKAEYMFHRDQQYMVMDGEVKIVDEFTGRIMEGRRYSEGLHQAIEAKEGVPIREENQTLATITLQNYFRLYDKLAGMTGTAMTEDAEFREIYNLPVQVIPTNKPVIRVDHDDLVYRTIKAKFNAVADDVVERHRKGQPCLVGTVSVENSEKLRRIFEKRGIHPQVLNAKYHEREAAIIAQAGRYGAVTIATNMAGRGTDIMLGGNPEFLAQDMMREDGIDPNPEAEIDLKDPRSVLQASIERQNVDMQMPNYLAKAKKITDAEKEKVKAVGGLYVIGTERHESRRIDNQLRGRSGRQGDPGETQFYLSLEDDLMRLFGGARMERISAMMERADMPEDMPIQAKMVTKAVEGAQRKVEEINFSMRKNVLDYDDVMNKQRQVIYEERNKILDGKDLTKHISEVTHDTLERKVNEYCVEGSEPAEWDLKGLNKWLADLTGAKELPEISDEMSREEILEKFFDFVTDRYRKKADFIRQIGTSMQKADSDTSKTDPMNDLSMRIMLRVIDTRWMAYLQEMDYLKTGIGLRGYGQRDPLVEYKTEAYAAFTQLVNTMYEDFLRVILRIQVVAQAQRVPDSGLPKGARYSGPSDMDGSQHPVPRQVRSSAAAKRNPQRPATPPQGKPHTYRKEEDPDPYANVGRNDPCPCGSGKKFKNCHGRNR, encoded by the coding sequence ATGCCAAATTTTATCTCCCGATTACTTTCGATGGGCGCGAATAAGCAGCTCAAGGAGTTTCAGAATGTCGTTGATAGGATCAATGAGCTCGAGTGTTCGTACAGCCCCGACAAGATGGACGATGAGGAGCTCTCCCATCAGACGGTGCTCTTCCGTGAGCGTTTGGCAAACGGGGAGTCGCTCGATGATCTGTTGCCTGAGGCCTTCGCGGTCGTCCGTGAAGCTTCACGCCGCGTGACGGGACTTCGCCACTTCGATGTCCAGCTGATGGGCGGCATCGCTCTGCACCGCGGCATGATCGCCGAGATGCGCACCGGTGAAGGCAAAACGCTGGTTTCAACTCTGGCAGGCTATCTTAACGCACTGGAAGGTAAAGGCATTCACATCGTTACGGTGAACGACTACCTAGCCAAGCGCGATAGCCAAAACATGGGCCGCATCTATAAATTTCTGGGTATGTCTGTCGGCCTGATCCAGAACGGCATGTCCCCGGCGCAGAAGGTCCCGGCCTACAAGGCCGATGTGACCTACGGCACCAACTCAGAGTTCGGTTTCGATTACCTGCGTGACAACATGGTTACACGTCCCGAGATGCGCGTACAGCGTGGGCACCACTACGCGATCGTCGACGAAGTTGACTCCATCCTGATCGATGAGGCGAGAACCCCACTGATCATCTCCGGTGCCGGCACTAAATCCGCAAGTACCTACAAGGACTTTGCCCGAGCGGTCAGAGGGCTCATCCCCGATGAGGATTTTGAGATGGACGAGGCAAAGCACACGATTGCCACGACTGATCAGGGCCTGAGGAAGGTTGAAAAGCGGTTGGGTGTCGCAGACCTCTACTCCGACGAGTCTGGACAGCTGGTCAACCACCTGCAGCAGGCGCTGAAGGCGGAGTACATGTTCCACCGCGATCAGCAATACATGGTCATGGACGGGGAAGTCAAGATCGTCGATGAGTTTACCGGCCGTATCATGGAGGGCAGACGCTACTCCGAGGGCCTGCATCAAGCCATCGAGGCCAAGGAAGGCGTGCCGATCCGTGAGGAGAACCAGACCCTTGCGACCATCACTCTGCAAAATTACTTCAGGCTCTACGACAAGCTCGCCGGCATGACCGGTACCGCTATGACCGAAGACGCCGAGTTCAGGGAGATCTATAACCTGCCAGTGCAGGTCATCCCGACCAATAAGCCGGTCATCCGTGTGGACCACGATGACCTGGTCTACCGTACGATCAAAGCCAAGTTTAACGCGGTGGCCGATGACGTGGTGGAGCGCCACAGGAAGGGGCAGCCCTGCCTGGTCGGCACCGTGTCCGTCGAGAACTCTGAGAAGCTGCGCCGCATCTTTGAGAAGCGCGGCATCCATCCGCAGGTCCTGAACGCTAAGTACCATGAGCGCGAGGCCGCGATCATCGCGCAGGCAGGTCGCTACGGCGCGGTCACGATCGCCACAAACATGGCCGGCCGTGGTACCGATATTATGCTCGGTGGCAACCCGGAGTTCCTGGCGCAGGATATGATGCGCGAGGACGGGATCGACCCGAACCCGGAGGCAGAGATCGATCTGAAGGATCCGAGATCAGTCCTTCAGGCAAGTATCGAGCGCCAAAACGTCGATATGCAGATGCCGAACTATTTGGCGAAAGCCAAGAAGATCACCGACGCGGAAAAGGAAAAGGTCAAAGCGGTCGGCGGCCTCTATGTAATCGGCACTGAGCGCCACGAATCCCGCCGTATCGACAACCAGCTGCGTGGCCGTTCCGGCCGTCAGGGTGACCCGGGCGAGACGCAGTTCTACCTCTCGCTCGAGGACGACCTGATGCGCCTCTTCGGCGGTGCCCGCATGGAGAGGATTTCGGCCATGATGGAGAGGGCCGACATGCCCGAGGACATGCCGATCCAGGCCAAGATGGTCACCAAGGCCGTCGAGGGCGCACAGCGCAAGGTCGAGGAGATCAACTTCTCGATGCGTAAGAACGTCCTTGACTACGATGACGTGATGAACAAACAGCGCCAGGTCATCTACGAGGAGCGCAACAAGATCCTCGACGGTAAGGACCTGACCAAGCATATCTCTGAGGTCACCCACGACACGCTCGAACGCAAGGTCAACGAGTACTGCGTGGAGGGCAGCGAGCCGGCTGAGTGGGATCTCAAGGGCCTGAACAAGTGGCTTGCGGATCTGACCGGCGCCAAGGAGCTGCCGGAGATCTCAGACGAGATGAGCCGCGAGGAGATCCTCGAGAAGTTCTTCGACTTCGTCACCGACCGCTACCGCAAGAAGGCAGACTTCATCCGCCAGATCGGCACGTCGATGCAGAAGGCGGACAGTGACACCTCAAAGACCGACCCGATGAACGACTTGTCGATGCGCATCATGCTGCGTGTGATCGATACGCGGTGGATGGCATACCTGCAGGAGATGGACTACTTGAAGACCGGCATCGGATTGCGCGGCTACGGCCAGCGTGACCCGTTGGTCGAATACAAGACCGAGGCCTACGCCGCCTTCACGCAGCTCGTGAATACGATGTATGAGGACTTCCTGCGCGTCATCCTGCGTATCCAGGTTGTGGCCCAAGCCCAGAGGGTGCCGGATTCAGGTCTGCCGAAAGGCGCCCGCTACTCCGGACCCTCCGATATGGACGGCTCTCAGCACCCGGTCCCGCGGCAGGTGCGCTCCAGTGCAGCCGCGAAGCGCAACCCGCAGCGTCCAGCCACCCCTCCGCAGGGCAAGCCGCACACCTACCGCAAAGAGGAGGATCCTGATCCGTATGCCAACGTCGGCAGAAACGATCCCTGCCCCTGTGGAAGCGGCAAGAAGTTCAAGAACTGCCACGGTAGGAACCGGTAA
- a CDS encoding bacterial transcriptional activator domain-containing protein, whose amino-acid sequence MPQNLESLFTHMAEAVERRGGDVAACSYEHVKVSDLTESLEGIVRQFASKHTGGRTIVIVCDLPEIPQDQLSSIARLFRYLNRHHLEIVCLVEPKNAALLEYLNRAGVMGSDRFRITQGEEDLWNAPVAFDQALALSNGAYSLMQVLEGCEGDEAGGLTQADCAHFGELLDRSVTEAAQTFSSEQRQLLYTMIACGKGRLSDVLAVTGQGSGKDLSFIAHFLPLVSVEEKTNSFWCGAVADEGVFRYLPKTVAAIKTFPQEQKRRLIAMTEQQGAYARSAYLIATFGLTDAVARHLVREAPHYVAAGSIRLIRQALVATQSQSSLSHYREQAELACTLACGNYREVQAAKKQFSQRDRSQAEPVLVALRSMRESLNSPKEAEQALSGDTIPVSLRSHIACWKTACTKPEELRARLTEAIDEQDQCAELFQADCCFFHALLDAQTGVWPQQLLSREDAFGLWAQTLFLGYKALTAGEAVLGEAQGIAKAWDVFGDALGSALAHLICAVQLMRNGSPQAAYPALLKAQPMLRGQDAPSLTEIIVLLRAQIQYDKQPSVAEQLLGSCRSTDGKAIGAWIRAAHGGYELKGSEAPLPDHLLWFAKLLRESDRKFQKSAPVEWDIQAGRWGTSKHHGEFQASQLLGGKPCVRAKGEGPKLLEVSMLGHFEVKVDGEPILLNRWPRRSSRVLLGMLVAKRGHTIRRVDFLNAVWPGVDYLTGRPRIYAAVSTLRDVVKQKGTTTKFIVGGDGRISLNPTCVICDVDKCEALVREILSRGTDDDRLFQATQDLLELYQGDLVVSPQDTSGMMLRREEELKHAYVDALTRAAQRALEVGPIPSAALFAKHAHEAAPIREDVMAVYVKVLARQGRYAEIWGAYREFSQQLFDVMGTAPSAKLRMLLEAIQSEEGVASPENRSDRLL is encoded by the coding sequence TTGCCACAGAACCTGGAGTCCCTCTTTACGCATATGGCCGAAGCGGTCGAGAGACGGGGAGGTGACGTTGCTGCCTGCTCATATGAGCATGTGAAAGTTTCGGATCTCACTGAAAGCCTGGAAGGTATAGTTCGACAGTTCGCTTCCAAACACACCGGTGGGCGCACGATTGTTATCGTCTGTGACTTGCCCGAGATTCCACAGGATCAGCTCTCTTCAATTGCCCGTCTCTTCCGCTATCTCAATCGTCATCACCTCGAAATCGTCTGCCTAGTGGAGCCCAAGAACGCTGCACTGCTTGAGTACCTGAACCGTGCCGGGGTGATGGGCTCAGACAGGTTCCGCATCACTCAAGGAGAGGAGGATCTCTGGAACGCTCCGGTCGCCTTTGATCAGGCGCTTGCACTCTCAAACGGTGCGTATTCTCTGATGCAGGTTTTGGAGGGCTGTGAGGGAGATGAGGCAGGAGGGCTCACGCAGGCAGACTGTGCCCACTTCGGGGAGCTGCTTGACCGTTCTGTCACCGAGGCGGCACAGACCTTCTCAAGCGAGCAGCGTCAACTTCTCTATACGATGATCGCCTGTGGGAAAGGCCGCCTGAGCGATGTTCTGGCAGTCACAGGACAGGGGAGCGGTAAAGACCTTTCCTTCATCGCACACTTTCTTCCCCTCGTTTCGGTCGAGGAAAAGACGAATAGCTTCTGGTGCGGCGCCGTCGCCGATGAGGGGGTCTTCAGATACCTTCCAAAGACTGTCGCGGCAATCAAGACCTTCCCACAGGAGCAGAAGCGGCGGCTCATCGCGATGACGGAACAGCAGGGCGCCTATGCGCGCAGCGCGTATCTCATTGCCACCTTCGGACTCACCGATGCAGTGGCTCGGCATCTGGTGCGTGAGGCGCCTCACTATGTAGCGGCCGGAAGCATCAGGCTGATCAGACAGGCACTGGTGGCCACGCAAAGCCAATCCTCGCTTTCCCACTACCGTGAGCAGGCCGAACTGGCGTGCACGCTGGCTTGTGGGAACTACAGGGAGGTACAGGCTGCCAAAAAGCAGTTCAGTCAACGGGACCGCTCTCAGGCCGAACCAGTGCTTGTGGCGCTCCGTAGCATGCGTGAGAGCCTGAACAGCCCCAAGGAGGCCGAACAGGCGCTCTCAGGAGATACCATTCCTGTTTCACTGCGATCCCATATCGCCTGTTGGAAGACCGCCTGCACGAAACCCGAGGAACTGCGGGCGCGCCTCACCGAGGCGATAGATGAGCAGGATCAGTGTGCGGAGCTCTTCCAGGCAGACTGCTGTTTTTTCCACGCTCTACTCGATGCGCAGACCGGGGTTTGGCCACAGCAGCTGTTGAGCCGTGAGGATGCATTTGGCCTGTGGGCCCAGACACTGTTCCTCGGCTACAAGGCACTCACTGCCGGTGAGGCTGTCCTGGGTGAGGCCCAAGGCATAGCCAAGGCGTGGGATGTCTTCGGCGACGCATTGGGCTCAGCCCTTGCGCACCTTATCTGTGCGGTGCAGCTGATGCGTAACGGCTCGCCTCAGGCAGCGTATCCTGCGCTTCTGAAGGCGCAGCCTATGCTCAGGGGTCAGGACGCGCCGTCGCTGACTGAGATAATCGTGCTGCTGCGTGCGCAGATCCAATACGACAAGCAGCCCTCGGTGGCAGAACAGCTCCTGGGCTCCTGCCGGAGCACTGACGGTAAGGCGATCGGCGCCTGGATCCGCGCCGCCCATGGAGGGTATGAGCTGAAGGGAAGCGAGGCGCCGCTGCCGGACCACCTGCTGTGGTTTGCGAAGCTGCTGCGCGAAAGCGACCGGAAGTTCCAGAAGAGCGCACCGGTGGAGTGGGACATCCAAGCCGGACGCTGGGGCACATCCAAACACCACGGTGAGTTTCAGGCCTCACAGCTGCTCGGCGGCAAACCGTGCGTACGGGCAAAGGGAGAAGGCCCCAAGCTGCTGGAGGTCTCGATGCTCGGACACTTTGAGGTCAAGGTGGACGGGGAGCCGATCCTCCTGAACCGCTGGCCAAGAAGATCCTCCCGCGTGCTTTTGGGCATGCTTGTGGCCAAACGCGGCCACACAATCAGGCGCGTGGACTTCCTGAATGCGGTGTGGCCCGGCGTGGACTATCTGACCGGCCGTCCCCGCATCTATGCAGCAGTCTCTACGCTTCGGGATGTTGTGAAGCAGAAGGGGACCACCACGAAGTTCATCGTCGGCGGGGATGGCAGGATCTCGCTGAACCCTACCTGCGTGATCTGCGATGTGGATAAGTGTGAGGCGCTCGTGCGGGAGATCCTCTCCCGCGGCACCGACGATGATCGGCTTTTCCAAGCGACCCAGGACCTGCTGGAGCTCTATCAGGGGGATCTGGTTGTCTCCCCGCAGGATACGTCGGGCATGATGCTGAGAAGAGAAGAGGAGCTGAAACACGCCTATGTGGACGCCCTGACTAGGGCGGCACAGCGCGCGCTTGAGGTTGGCCCCATCCCCTCAGCAGCGCTCTTCGCTAAACATGCCCATGAGGCCGCCCCGATCCGTGAGGATGTGATGGCGGTGTACGTTAAGGTCCTCGCCCGTCAGGGCCGGTACGCGGAGATCTGGGGAGCCTACCGGGAGTTCTCCCAGCAGCTCTTCGATGTGATGGGAACCGCGCCCTCAGCGAAGCTCAGGATGCTCCTGGAGGCGATCCAGAGTGAGGAAGGGGTTGCATCACCCGAAAACCGATCCGATCGGTTGCTCTGA
- a CDS encoding transposase — protein MVQLRADALKAKLDGPGQVQGRVPHDSVQIDVANPKGNLAHAWTLKEDLQGRLKARRMCSTWMRAAAYCRIAPVGGIEKKVRHRRTDIVAAVELGIGSGRVESINNKIKVSVRMDYGFKNTDNLVSLLVLRCLDLQPVMSWEEREETGKVEASRRRDCERSRRRRKERFSAAA, from the coding sequence GTGGTACAGCTACGAGCGGATGCACTTAAAGCTAAGTTAGATGGGCCCGGTCAAGTTCAAGGAAGAGTCCCTCACGATTCCGTCCAAATAGATGTTGCCAATCCCAAGGGCAACCTCGCCCACGCATGGACGCTCAAGGAGGACCTTCAGGGCCGTCTTAAAGCACGGAGGATGTGCAGCACCTGGATGAGGGCTGCCGCATACTGCAGGATCGCGCCTGTAGGCGGTATCGAGAAGAAGGTCAGGCACAGACGTACCGACATCGTGGCAGCCGTCGAGCTCGGAATCGGCAGTGGGCGCGTGGAGTCGATCAACAACAAGATCAAGGTGAGTGTGCGGATGGACTATGGCTTCAAGAACACGGACAATCTGGTATCGCTGCTCGTGCTGCGCTGCTTGGACCTGCAGCCTGTCATGTCCTGGGAGGAGCGAGAGGAGACAGGAAAGGTCGAAGCCAGCAGAAGACGCGACTGTGAGCGGTCAAGAAGACGGCGGAAGGAGCGCTTCTCTGCTGCCGCCTAG
- a CDS encoding phosphoglucomutase: protein MSIIRFGTRGWRARYDDGFNEESVARIADGVATIWQEAKPHSRVLVGDDTRFASREMAMLAAEVMAAKGLRVYLSDRICPTPALGWSISKDPDAVGGLMITASEAPADYGGVLLLMRDGSPATRIFKNELEATMPPSAPEGRGSYETINLMDDYLCHILSYVDKDLICDAHLKVMVDPMYGAGEGYLARILRDIGCDVTEIHGGLHDDFAGIHPDPMEPWVDDCEAGTVSSKADMGLVLDGDADRLSVVDEKGNLLTPKTMIPLLMDHLVTDRKRNGKVLATISCSSAIKTQAKRLGIPLTETLVGFNRLYAEMWDAQVMLATEEYGGVCIPSHFPERDGLLAALLMVEYRAMRNEPIAQLEEELERAIGHYDYGRRDIRMDYGSIDSFRLMLPGLNPSSLAGKKPKSVSHGDGLKLTFSDGSWTMIRASETEPMVRIYAEASNSVERMKLMKAAIQLVRSSSL, encoded by the coding sequence ATGAGCATCATCCGATTTGGCACTCGCGGTTGGCGTGCACGGTATGATGACGGATTTAATGAAGAATCAGTTGCACGCATAGCCGATGGTGTTGCCACAATATGGCAAGAGGCAAAGCCCCATTCGCGGGTTTTAGTCGGAGACGATACGCGCTTTGCTTCGCGTGAGATGGCTATGCTCGCAGCTGAGGTTATGGCCGCTAAGGGCTTACGGGTGTACCTGTCGGACCGTATCTGCCCGACGCCGGCGCTGGGATGGAGCATCTCCAAAGATCCCGATGCAGTCGGCGGTTTAATGATTACAGCGAGCGAAGCGCCCGCAGATTATGGTGGGGTCCTGCTGTTGATGCGGGACGGCAGCCCTGCGACGCGGATCTTCAAGAATGAGCTGGAAGCGACGATGCCGCCCTCCGCCCCCGAAGGCCGTGGATCCTATGAAACAATCAATTTGATGGATGATTACCTGTGCCACATCCTTTCCTATGTCGATAAAGATCTCATCTGCGATGCCCATCTGAAGGTGATGGTCGATCCGATGTACGGAGCGGGCGAGGGTTATCTCGCCCGAATATTGCGCGATATCGGGTGCGACGTGACGGAGATCCACGGAGGCCTGCACGATGATTTTGCCGGCATCCATCCTGACCCGATGGAGCCGTGGGTCGATGATTGTGAAGCTGGGACTGTGTCCTCAAAAGCGGATATGGGATTGGTGCTTGACGGAGACGCCGATCGGCTCTCAGTGGTCGATGAGAAGGGCAACCTGCTCACGCCGAAAACTATGATCCCGCTGCTGATGGACCATCTGGTAACTGATCGAAAGCGCAACGGAAAGGTCTTGGCGACCATTTCCTGCTCCTCTGCGATCAAGACGCAGGCAAAACGGTTGGGGATTCCACTGACCGAGACGCTCGTCGGCTTTAACCGGCTCTATGCGGAGATGTGGGATGCCCAAGTGATGCTCGCGACTGAGGAATATGGGGGTGTATGTATCCCCTCGCATTTCCCGGAGCGCGATGGGCTTTTGGCAGCACTCTTAATGGTGGAATATCGTGCCATGCGCAACGAACCGATCGCCCAGCTTGAAGAGGAGTTGGAGCGTGCGATCGGCCACTACGACTATGGAAGACGCGATATCCGTATGGATTACGGATCGATCGATTCGTTCCGTCTGATGCTGCCAGGACTCAATCCCTCCAGCCTTGCAGGGAAGAAACCGAAGAGCGTCTCGCACGGCGATGGACTGAAACTGACGTTTTCCGATGGATCCTGGACAATGATCCGCGCTTCGGAGACTGAGCCGATGGTGAGAATCTATGCGGAAGCCTCGAATAGTGTTGAGCGCATGAAGCTGATGAAAGCCGCGATTCAGCTAGTCAGATCCAGCTCTCTATAG
- a CDS encoding UTP--glucose-1-phosphate uridylyltransferase, with translation MKAIIPAAGLGTRFLPATKCTPKELLPVLNKPVIQYVVEEALEPAGVDEVVLVNSHEKPQIEHYFSEDLELEGLLRKRGKDTFADLVKQAGSLPVSFVYQEQPLGLGHAIHCAADKMDGDPFFVLLGDYFVPDRQMCVRMADVSKAHGGCSVIAVAPVPEDQVSRYGIVGGTCIGSYDGCKLSDPEQEGAVWKLSGMVEKPEPKDAPSHLFIVGRYLLTPRLMELLATQEPGAGGEIQLTDSLVKLLSEEDIYALVVDPNEGCDTGTPAAWAATNARMALSDPEYAEAFKEALGTTQL, from the coding sequence ATGAAGGCCATTATTCCAGCAGCTGGTTTAGGGACGCGATTTTTGCCAGCAACGAAATGCACGCCCAAAGAGCTTCTACCTGTGCTCAACAAACCAGTGATTCAATACGTGGTCGAGGAAGCGCTGGAGCCAGCGGGGGTCGACGAGGTTGTGCTCGTGAACTCCCATGAGAAGCCTCAAATCGAGCACTATTTCTCTGAAGACCTAGAGCTTGAAGGTCTGCTGCGCAAGCGTGGCAAGGATACCTTTGCGGATCTCGTAAAGCAGGCAGGCAGTCTGCCCGTCTCCTTTGTCTACCAGGAGCAGCCGCTGGGCTTGGGTCATGCGATCCACTGCGCTGCAGATAAGATGGATGGGGATCCGTTCTTTGTTCTGCTTGGGGATTACTTTGTGCCGGACCGTCAGATGTGCGTGCGCATGGCGGACGTCTCAAAGGCGCACGGCGGATGTTCAGTGATTGCGGTCGCTCCGGTGCCAGAGGATCAGGTTTCCCGCTACGGAATCGTTGGTGGTACCTGCATCGGGTCCTATGATGGGTGCAAGCTCAGCGACCCGGAGCAGGAAGGCGCCGTGTGGAAACTCTCCGGCATGGTCGAGAAGCCGGAGCCGAAAGATGCCCCCTCGCATCTCTTTATCGTCGGCCGCTACCTTCTGACACCGCGCCTGATGGAGCTTTTGGCCACCCAGGAGCCGGGCGCTGGCGGAGAGATTCAGCTGACCGACTCTTTGGTCAAACTACTTTCAGAGGAAGATATCTACGCGCTTGTAGTCGACCCGAATGAGGGTTGCGATACCGGAACCCCAGCCGCTTGGGCTGCGACGAATGCCAGGATGGCGCTGAGCGATCCTGAATATGCCGAAGCTTTCAAAGAAGCCCTGGGTACTACACAATTATAG
- a CDS encoding homocysteine S-methyltransferase family protein, with translation MPELDADDKVALSLTEVLQPTSTEHLVFAGSVADMLKKYPLADTIRDAEWVMFEGETVAHVSRIYHDIGADVALTYTQNCSAPTLAKQQCGIRMEDANSHAVRLAFKSASPFVVGTLGPSCLNDSSSDEEAEEAYEKQARTLVSKHAHGVFLDGMPDMYHLTVAARGAYYGAHARELGAYRPMIGSVVLGPDGNLADGTTPYEVIERARDLHLDCVSIEGLDCVGAEARSSRLVDAASNAGISILVRIKADTRAEERTEQAQMDDMQAVQIATRDLAQSGIRFVGPGFGAGPEMAGVMADTFDQL, from the coding sequence GTGCCAGAATTAGACGCGGATGATAAAGTCGCACTCAGCTTGACTGAGGTCTTACAACCCACGAGCACGGAGCATCTGGTTTTTGCCGGATCGGTTGCGGATATGCTGAAGAAATATCCTTTGGCAGACACGATCCGCGATGCTGAATGGGTGATGTTCGAAGGGGAGACGGTTGCACACGTTTCCCGTATCTATCACGATATCGGCGCGGATGTCGCGCTGACCTATACACAGAACTGTTCTGCCCCAACACTCGCGAAACAGCAGTGTGGGATCCGTATGGAGGATGCCAACTCACATGCGGTACGCCTGGCCTTTAAGAGTGCCTCACCCTTTGTGGTGGGGACGCTGGGGCCGAGCTGTCTGAACGACTCCTCAAGCGATGAGGAAGCGGAAGAGGCTTACGAAAAGCAAGCCCGGACGCTCGTTTCCAAGCATGCCCACGGGGTATTCCTCGATGGAATGCCCGATATGTACCACCTCACGGTTGCGGCGCGCGGTGCTTACTATGGCGCACACGCACGCGAGCTGGGAGCTTATCGGCCCATGATTGGCTCAGTTGTGCTGGGCCCGGACGGAAATCTGGCTGACGGCACGACGCCCTACGAGGTGATTGAGCGGGCGCGTGATCTGCACCTGGATTGCGTGAGCATCGAAGGGCTCGACTGTGTGGGAGCTGAAGCGCGCTCCAGCAGGCTTGTGGATGCTGCCTCAAACGCGGGAATCAGCATCTTGGTCAGGATTAAGGCTGACACGAGGGCAGAGGAGCGCACTGAGCAGGCGCAGATGGACGATATGCAAGCCGTCCAGATCGCGACGAGAGATTTGGCCCAGTCAGGGATCAGGTTCGTCGGTCCCGGCTTCGGCGCTGGGCCTGAGATGGCCGGCGTGATGGCGGACACCTTCGATCAGCTTTAA
- a CDS encoding metal-dependent transcriptional regulator, which yields MARSDVGPQHSLTMANEDYLEAIYRIAKENGDADAGEGIRSVEVAEKLNVSKASVNKALSTLKESGMVDQTRYGKVTLTPKGREYAQHVWMCHRVLRAFLADDLGVDPETADTEACLMEHALSMDTQRRWIEYMKKQGVTFEK from the coding sequence ATGGCTCGCTCAGATGTTGGACCTCAGCACAGCCTTACCATGGCAAATGAAGATTACCTTGAAGCGATCTATAGGATCGCGAAGGAGAACGGTGACGCGGATGCCGGGGAGGGTATCCGCAGTGTCGAGGTAGCGGAGAAACTCAATGTTTCGAAGGCTTCGGTCAACAAGGCCCTCTCAACACTCAAAGAAAGCGGCATGGTTGATCAGACGCGTTATGGAAAAGTGACACTTACGCCCAAGGGGAGAGAGTACGCTCAACATGTGTGGATGTGCCATCGGGTGCTGCGCGCGTTCCTCGCGGATGACTTAGGAGTCGATCCTGAGACCGCCGATACCGAGGCCTGCTTGATGGAGCATGCGCTTTCGATGGACACACAGCGCCGCTGGATTGAGTACATGAAAAAACAGGGTGTTACGTTCGAAAAATAA